The genomic stretch TGGAACAAGATGTCTCTACTAGCAAAATTTTCATTCTTGGATAATgaccttttgaaatatttttaaaatatcttcaactCAATTTCAACAAGATAATTCTTGTTACTGAGATTTTAATCCTAAAGGAACCTTTCTTGGTTAAGAAGGGTGCATTTTCCAATCCTTTTCTTTGTAGCCACAAAAGAGAACAATTGTGTTCAATTTAATCCCACCTCAAAATCGTCTGAATTAATGCTATGCATATTTGAGTGGCCTCATTGGATTTCCTGTGGTGTAAACAGTGACAAAAGTGGGTCACATAGACAGTGGCACAGTAAACCACCTCCATGTCAAGTTCACCACAGAAGTCCTTCAGTCTCTCTTAGGCTGTATAGATCCAGCAAGAAATTGTCAGAGCTGGCTCACAGAGCATGATTGGTGAGTCTGCTTGAAATTCCACATTTCTATCACAGAGTGTTGGACATGATAAATGGGCTGGGGTTTGATAGTTAATAGCTGCCTTCAAGGACAGCCAGAGCATCCTTCAGACTGAATTAGGGTGAAATACCAAGAAAGTGCTACGTACTCACCAGCTCCAGGAAGCCTGCACATATTAAGGGGCaggtttttcttttccccaaatatAAAGATTTTTCACTCCCTTGTctacccactcccacccctggcCATCCTCCCAGGATTGACACCATGTCATATACATTGCTCAGCGAAATAGCGCACTTgaggattttttaaatgcttacattatttAGTCAAGAGAGTAAAAATTATGAATCATGGGAAGTACCTAAGAAGTGGATGAGAAACTGAGATACGAGATTTTCTtatgacaaatattttctttattttacctgGCAAATAATGTCTTCACTAATTCTTCCCACTAGCTGGTGCTAGGATACCACTTAGCAAGCGTACAATTAACTTGAATCAGCTACGATGTCACCAACGTGCCTCTCTGATGTGGTGTCCTTATATCGGTTCCACTGGTGGAGGAAGCAGTTCTTGAATTTCTTTCCGTGGTGTTTAGCATCCCACAGCTGCCCAGAAAAATATAgaagagatctttttttttttcttaaatgagaaGAATGTTAAAGTCTCTTTCAACACCAaaaattctataattttattattttaccaaaTCACTTCTGAGCATACAAATTTATCTTCATTATTCTTGGCTCttgtaatataatataaatggTGCTCTTTTTTCTTCAGTGATTGCTTGAGATTTTAAAGACACACATATCCTAAAAAAAGTATGAATACCTAAGTTTATGTTGTTAAAGTCCTCCCTGAAGGAAATAACAGAGGTAGATAGTGAGACAAAgctatctttttattttacatgtttataacatttatatatgataggtgtgccggtttgtacatatgtcccccagaaaaaagccatattctttaatccaatcttgtgggatatttggattaggttgtttccatggagatgtgacttacccaactgtaggtgatgattttgattaggttatttccatggaggtgtggccccgccaaTTCAGCATGAggcttgattagtttagtggagtcctttaaaaagagccacccaggcccagatacttgctgatgcttagacattttggagaacaccattttgatatgcaacttgggagcaaggagatgccagccacatgccttcacagctgacagaagtgttccagacaccaatggcctttcttcagtgaaggtacacgattgttgatgtcttagtttgtgcagttagaactgtaaatttgtaaccaaataaaccccctttataaaagtcaatccagcTGCAGCCTGGAGGCTCCAGGGACAGGGAAATCATGCTCGTATCGCAGAGGTGCTAGCTAGCATGTGTCTGCAGGGTATGTTCATTTGAGACTTCTCCACCGGAAATCACCTGGTATCACTAAGTCTCCACTAAAGCCAGGATTTGCTGCCTGATTTCTTGCCATGTCGAACAAAGTAGAGATGAGTACAACCAATGGTCATCCTGACCAACAGGCCGCACCAAAAGCCCCAtcgaagaaggaaaagaagaaagtctcTGAAAAGACAGTTGAGTATCTCTTGGCCAAGTTTAAAGGTGATGGTGTGAAATACAAGGCCAAGCTAATTGGCATTGATGATGTGCCAGATGCAAGAGGAGATAAAATGAGCCAAGATTCTATGATGAAACTAAAGGGAATGGTGGCAGCTGCTCGGTCTCAAGGGCAACACAAACAAAAGCTCTGGGTCAACATTTCACTATCTGGGATAAAATTAattgatgagaaaactggggtaaTAGAACATGAACATCCAGTgaataaaatttctttcattgcttgtgacGTGACGGACAACCAGGCATTTGGTTATGTATGTGGAGGAGAAGGCCAGCACCAGTTTTTTGCCATAAAAACAGGGCAGCAGGCCAAGCCATTGGTCATTGATCTTAAAGATCTTTTTCAAGTTATCTacaatgtaaagaaaaaagaagaaaagaaaaagactgaagaaGTCAACAAAGCAGTAGAGAATGGGAGTGAGAACCTCCTGACTCTTGATGACCAAACTACCAAATTGAAATTGGGTATTGACCAGATGGATTTGTTTGGGGACATGTCTACACCTCTTGACCTGAATAGTCCAACATCTTCAGCCAGTGACTTGCTCCCTTCAGACCTCTTTGCTCCTCCCGTCTCAGAATCTCCAGGTCAGATGTCACCTACAGGACAACCTGCAACCCAACAGACCAACCCTCTGGATCTCTTCAAAACAAGTGTTTCTGTCCCAGTAGGGCCCCTTACAGGTCTAGGTGGTGTACCAGTTACACCCCCTCAGACAGGACCATGGAACCCCCCACCATCCTTAGTCTTCAATCAGTCCCCTTCAATGGTCCCAGGAGCTATTGTGGGTGGTCAACCTTCAGGATTTGGTCAGTCACTTATTTTTGGTACAAGACCAGCTGTTCCAGGTTGGAACCAGCCTTCATCCTCTGCAGCCTCAACTTCCCCTCCAGCCCCTGCTGTTTGGGGCCCTTTAGCATGTGTGGCAGCTAATGCTTGGCCCTCAACAACCTCCTTAGGGAATCCTTTTCAGAGTAATGTCTTTCCAGCTCCTGTGCCAGCCCAATCCTCTTCTatgctctcttctcttctggttgCTCCTCCTCAGCCACCTCCCAGAACTGCTGCTGCCCAGGACATCTCCAAAGATACCTTCACTGCCTTAGACCCACTAGGGGATAAAGATGttaaggaagtaaaagaaatgTTTAAGGACTTACAACTGCAGCAGCCACCTGTACCTGCAAGGAAGGGAGAGCAGTCTTCCTCTGAGACTTCCAGTGCTTTCTCCAGTTATTTTCACAGCAAAGTTGACATTCCTCAAGATAATGCAGACCATGATGACTTTGATGCTAATCAATTGTTGAGCAAAATCAATGAACCACCAAAGTCAGCTCCAAGACAAGGTGCCCTGCCAGTTACCAAATCTGCTGACAATGCATTTGAGAGCACTTTCTCTAAAGGTTCTTTTAGTTCTTCACCACAAATCCCTGTGGCTTCTCAACCCACAGCTCCTAAGGTATATATGGATCCTTTTGGAAATCTATTTGCATAACTTCTGAACTTGGTATGCTGTCAAGGACAAAGCTAATAGCCAGATGTGTCCTGACCTCTGCCCTTGTTCCAGCTTTGACATATTATCTGTTGCCTTATTTCTTGCTGCCTCTTGGACCTGTAAAATGCCTTTCACTTCCTGTCTAGGTTAAAGCTAAACTGAGTCTATGgctttaaataaattcagaagcttaaaaaaaaaaaaaaagtcaatccatttctggtattttgcatcatggcaacattagcaaaccagaacaataggaTTGGAGCATTTATGTCTTCTTATGAATTTATCATTATACCCCCAAGCCAACACCAAaggtttttcttctccttcctctgttCCATAGTTATATTTCtaatccatttttcttcttttccctgtctTACTGTATTTTCTAGGATTCccttacaatgttgaatagtaatGGTGATAGCAAGTACCCTTGATCTTGCTCCTGATGGCAAAGAAAGAGCTTTCACCATTAACGTATTTGCTGTAGgtttttagtttgcttttttaaaactttatttatcaaaaaaattaaaaaaaaacatttcaaacaaaacaaaacaaaggaataagaaaaacaactatcctaaaataactatattgcttccaatatgctcctaccataccccaagaaaattaaagaaccatagttattcctgagcattcccatattaTTAAGAtaaccctcaatatcttatctgttcttattagagtatcagtcccccttcactagttgctgtctgttctagttggctaatgccgccagaatgcaaaacaccagacatggattggcttttataaaagggtgtttatttggttacacagttacagtcttaaggccataaagtgtccaaggtaacacgtcaacaatcgggtaccttcactggaggatggccaatggtgtctggaaaacctctgttagctgggaaggcacgcggctggcatctgctccaaagttctggtttcaagatggctttctcccaggaagttcctctctaggctgcagttcctcaaaaatgtaactcttggttgcacttgggatatttgtcctctctcagcttctccggagcaagagtctgctttcaacagccgttttcaaaatgtttctcatctgcagctcctgtgctttcttcaaagtgtccctcttggctgtagctcctcttcaaaatgttgctctcagctgcactgagttctctctgcccgtcagctcatttatatggctccagtgatcaaggcccaccctgaatgggtggtgccatgCCTCCTTGGAActgtctcatcagagttatcacctacagttgggtaaggCGCATTtccttgcaaatctaatcagcaccaaaacgtctgccccacaagactgcatcaaagaatatggctttttctggggaacataatccATTCAAATTGGCatgctgtctatctctatgtctcctatattctacaatataagacacttgttttatgtttttcacaaagttcacatttgtggtatcatacaatatctctccttttgtatctgacttatttcactcaaccttaTGTTcccaaggttcattcatgttgtcatatgtttcacgacctcgttccttctcactgctgcacagtattccatcgtgtttatataccacagtttctttatcctctcatctgatgtaggacatttgggttgtttccatctcttggcaattgtgaacaatgctgctatgaacatcggtgtgtaaATAGCTGTGCATATCACTACTTTCaagtcctctgggtaaataccaggAAGTGacattgctggatcgtagggtaccTCAATACCTAGTCTTCtgatgaaccaccaaactgtcttcaagagtggctgtaccattatacatacccaccagcaatgaataagagttccaatttctctacatcctctccagcatttgtagtttcatgtttgcttaatggcacccattctttttggtgtgagatgatacctcattgtggtcttgatttgcatctcgcTAATTAttagtaaagatgaacattttttaggtgttttttagccatttatatttcctttttggagaaatgtcttttcatatcttttgcccattttataattgggctctttgtactaatgtcattgagttataagatttctttatatatacaagatatctgTCTCTTATCAGATggatagtttccaaatattttctcccattgaattggctgtctctttacctttttgacaaattcctttgaggtacagaggcttttaattctgaggagttcccatttatttatttttgttgttgttgtttgtgttttaggtgttaggtctaagaagcgacctcttAATACTAGGTCTGGAAGATGTTTCTCTACCTTTAGTTTGCTAAACTTTATCATAAATGtgtattgaattttatcaaaagcCTTTTATGCATCTATCAAAAGCATCATATGATGTTTCCATGTTAATTTCTGAATGATAcaaataatattaattaatttttctaatgttaaaccaatCTGTAACTCCTGGTATAAACCTAACATGGTCATCATATGTTATCCATTTTATATAattctggatttggtttgctatttttttaattagagaagttgtgggtttacagaataatcatacataaaatacaggattcccatatacatACCCTATTATAAACATCTTGCATTGGAatgatacatttgttaaaattgatgaaagtacattttgataactgtactattaagcatagtccatgatttaacttagggttcactgtttttaaattttttattctagtaccatatataaaatctaatatttcccattttaaccacattcagagaTATATTTCActgctaattatgttcacagtgttgtgctaccattgccaccatccattacccaaatatTTCCATGGTCCCAAGTaggaactgtacattttaagccttacgTTCCCATTCCTTATAGGTAATAGGGCTAATGGTTTTATGtatatgtagatagatagatatagatagatagatagatatagatgatatagatatagatataggtacagatataggtataggtataggtatagatatagatatatagtgtTTTTGGCTCCAGTTTCATGAGTGACATTgcctgattattttttctttcttgactgTCTTTATTGGGTATAGTATTGAGGTTATATCAGCATCACAAAATAGAATTGAGGAATctcttcctttttataaaagagtTTATGGGGGATAAAAATAATGTCCtctaccctttttaggttctaatgaattggggtagctggtggtagatacctgaaactatcaaactacaacccagaacccatgaatcttgaagacaattgtataaaaatgtagcttatgaggggtgacaatgggattgggaaagccataaggaccacactccactttgtctagtttatggatggatgagtagaaaaataggggaaggaaacaaacaaacagacaaaggtacccagtgttcttttttacttcaattgctctttttcactctaattattactcttgttattcttgtgtgtgtgctaatgaaggtgttggggattgatttaggtgatgaatgtacaacaatgtaatggtactgtgaacaatcaagtgtacgatttgttttgtatgactgcgtggtatgtgaatatatctcagtaaaataaatattaaaaaaaaaaaaccacatcagGGTTTTAACAGGGGGATTTTAttcatgctaaaaaaaaatgaatataaaaaaaagtccTCTATGAATGTTTAGTGAAAATTACTGGTAAGGCCATGTGCGTCTagaatttttaataggaaaatcCAGTTCCTTCAATGCTT from Choloepus didactylus isolate mChoDid1 chromosome 2, mChoDid1.pri, whole genome shotgun sequence encodes the following:
- the LOC119520794 gene encoding disabled homolog 2-like, translated to MSNKVEMSTTNGHPDQQAAPKAPSKKEKKKVSEKTVEYLLAKFKGDGVKYKAKLIGIDDVPDARGDKMSQDSMMKLKGMVAAARSQGQHKQKLWVNISLSGIKLIDEKTGVIEHEHPVNKISFIACDVTDNQAFGYVCGGEGQHQFFAIKTGQQAKPLVIDLKDLFQVIYNVKKKEEKKKTEEVNKAVENGSENLLTLDDQTTKLKLGIDQMDLFGDMSTPLDLNSPTSSASDLLPSDLFAPPVSESPGQMSPTGQPATQQTNPLDLFKTSVSVPVGPLTGLGGVPVTPPQTGPWNPPPSLVFNQSPSMVPGAIVGGQPSGFGQSLIFGTRPAVPGWNQPSSSAASTSPPAPAVWGPLACVAANAWPSTTSLGNPFQSNVFPAPVPAQSSSMLSSLLVAPPQPPPRTAAAQDISKDTFTALDPLGDKDVKEVKEMFKDLQLQQPPVPARKGEQSSSETSSAFSSYFHSKVDIPQDNADHDDFDANQLLSKINEPPKSAPRQGALPVTKSADNAFESTFSKGSFSSSPQIPVASQPTAPKVYMDPFGNLFA